The DNA window GAAATCCCCTTAGCACAGTGAAATGATGGTTCACTTTCAAGATTGACGTTCTCATCTTTAGAACTCTCCAAAATCGAAATGTACTCATCCCAGTCCCTCACACCCACTGACAACATCAGCAAACACCTAGCAGCTTCTTCCACTTCATCAACTTCACTAATTGCAGAAGAGGACTCATTCAAACCAGAAAAAGAAGAGTTCACATCAATCTTGTATTTTATCTTTGACCGCTTCTTCCGAATTGGGCAAATGCTATCGAAATCCGATAAACTCTGCTTTGATAATTCAGAATCTTGATCATCGCCCGTTGATCTTTTCGAGTGAACTTTCATGTGACCAAAAAGTGCCCTCATTGAAGCAAACCCTTTTCCACATTTCTCGCAAATATGACATTTTTCAATCCCTTTCTTAGAATGAGTCCTCAGATGACCTGCCAGAGCTTTCAAGGAGGAGAATTCTTTGCCACATTCTTTACAAAGATTCTTCATTTCCAAAGAGCAATTCTTGAAATCAGAAACCCTCCAAGATCTTCTTGGATTCTCTCTTAATCCATAACCAATTGAgtcatcaccatcatcaccaatGCTGACATTATTCTCCTTTTCTTGACTCGTACTACTTTCAGATTGCTCTGAAATGCTCAAATCTTCATGGATATTtgcagcttcttcttcttctttttcttcagaaCCCACTTTGCTGTTATCTTTCTGCTTCTTTGCAGCTGAAATCAAAGCTAAATGACCCCTCATGTGACCTCCCAATGACTTGCCACTATCACAACACTTGTTACAAAACTTGCAAATATACTTTTGTTCTTGTGTTTCTTCCATTTGGGGTTCGTAAAAGAATGGAAAATCAGTAGGAAAGTAGAAAGAATAATGGGGCACTAAAAGGGAAAGCTAAAAAAGTTTTGCAAAATCAAGAAATCAGTAAATGGGAATTGTGTTTTCGGAAGTAAAATTGAGATACTATATATGGGACTAACAAAGTGAAACtctttttaaagtttgatttgcCATTTGCCCAAAGCATAGAACTGAGTCTAACTATAACTAAATGGAGAAAATGGGTAGTTACGAGTTCGTTTGTTGGGGTTTATTCATACTCAGAAGCCAGCCAATTGGAGAGTGAGCAGAAACAGAGTTCTTGAATTCTTGATGGTATTAGTGCTTTTGCTTTGACTTACAATCTAACTTCTTAtaagcactttttaatttttttaaattttattcaaacatCCCAAATATTTAAAAGGTATTTTGATGGTTAGTATAAGATCACAAAGttcaaaattctattttattttcttaaattttgtgcaaGCAAAAATTTAACGTGTGATGTTTTCATTTTGtgcaaaatcaaacaaaaaagaccaaaagaataagaaaaatgtaaAGTTAGGCAGCTTAAATCGATTTAAGCTTACGTCAAGTTCTTGAGATTTAGTTGAATTTATAATCACCACTCAAAGAATTTGGATTAACAATAGTGCAAATGGTAATAGTATGACTTGTTGTGTATCGCAATTGCAAATTAATCTGTGTTCCTCATGGTTAAATTATCTTC is part of the Capsicum annuum cultivar UCD-10X-F1 unplaced genomic scaffold, UCD10Xv1.1 ctg81863, whole genome shotgun sequence genome and encodes:
- the LOC124895404 gene encoding zinc finger protein ZAT1-like, whose product is MEETQEQKYICKFCNKCCDSGKSLGGHMRGHLALISAAKKQKDNSKVGSEEKEEEEAANIHEDLSISEQSESSTSQEKENNVSIGDDGDDSIGYGLRENPRRSWRVSDFKNCSLEMKNLCKECGKEFSSLKALAGHLRTHSKKGIEKCHICEKCGKGFASMRALFGHMKVHSKRSTGDDQDSELSKQSLSDFDSICPIRKKRSKIKYKIDVNSSFSGLNESSSAISEVDEVEEAARCLLMLSVGVRDWDEYISILESSKDENVNLESEPSFHCAKGISAADAFTVKHLSHAVFSDSGCVDDYEKNYEIAEFSDELMLVNTEITKVCYSTDMQFENDPSSSVVMEEFPFLNSCSLKNAEVEPVKSKKHKCPVCFKVFPSGQSLGGHKRAHYTGFTES